The proteins below are encoded in one region of Triticum aestivum cultivar Chinese Spring chromosome 1B, IWGSC CS RefSeq v2.1, whole genome shotgun sequence:
- the LOC123126762 gene encoding putative E3 ubiquitin-protein ligase RING1a, with product MIKRRYFRQDHGDNSASSSSSSSGSDSDRDPAEEEVSEEEVEEDQEQVKEEEDDDEEAEVESGEEQETEVDEQAEDEGSGYQSEDSSGHHVDSPCADENSSLVYEQYQAISLPVKKASSGDADSAKGAVNKDDAVEVDFSNYILKCKSVYKCKLCPRIMCLSEEMVRVHLESKRHARSKKLLGEGRLKMVLNSDGELEEEAETHAERHARTIALAQQVQKPKKDSGRQRQNRRRQKRSQNRLKDKDQRHNSGKEGARPNNGTADKKIPNIETAAKKMPNLETAAKKRRKTEK from the exons ATGATCAAGAGGCGCTACTTCAGGCAAGACCACGGCGACAATagcgcctcctcgtcctcctcctcgtcgggtTCAGATTCGGACCGCGACCCCGCGGAAGAAGAGGTCTCGGAGGAGGAAGTAGAAGAGGATCAagaacaagtaaaagaagaagaagatgatgatgaagaagcggaGGTGGAGTCGGGGGAAGAACAGGAAACGGAAGTAGATGAGCAGGCGGAAGATGAGG GTTCAGGATACCAAAGTGAGGATAGCTCTGGACATCATGTTGATAGTCCTTGTGCAG ATGAGAACAGCAGTCTGGTGTATGAACAATACCAAGCAATCAGTTTGCCTGTTAAGAAAGCATCAAGTGGTGATGCTGATTCTGCCAAAGGTGCTGTTAACAAGGATGACGCTGTTGAGGTCGATTTCAGTAACTACATTCTGAAGTGCAAATCTGTGTATAAGTGCAAGCTTTGTCCCAGAATCATGTGCTTAAGTGAGGAGATGGTCAGGGTACATCTTGAATCAAAG agACATGCTCGATCAAAGAAACTACTGGGAGAAGGTAGGCTTAAGATGGTGCTCAACAGTGATGGTGAGCTGGAGGAGGAGGCAGAGACACATGCTGAACGACATGCCCGAACTATAGCTCTTGCTCAG CAAGTACAAAAGCCCAAGAAGGATTCAGGCAGGCAGCGACAAAATCGGAGAAGACAGAAG AGGTCGCAGAATCGTCTCAAGGACAAAGACCAGAGACACAACTCTGGAAAGGAAGGTGCAAGGCCGAACAATGGAACTGCTGATAAGAAAATACCGAATATTGAAACTGCTGCTAAGAAAATGCCGAATCTTGAAACTGCTGCTAAGAAAAGGCGCAAGACTGAAAAATAA